The Candidatus Nitrospira nitrosa sequence GACTCGCAGGCAATGATCTGCTCGATGGTGGACCGGGGATCGACTCGATGACCGGCGGCCTGGGCCACGATACGTATGTCGTGGATGTGGCGGGCGAGGTGGTCACGGAAGCCCTGAACCAAGGAACGGATACGGTCCACAGCAGTGTGACGTATACCCTGGGTGCGAACGTTGAAAATCTGGTTTTGACCGGCACGGGTGCGATCAACGGAACCGGCAACAGCCTCAATAATCGTCTTACCGGTAATAGCGCCAATAACCAGCTCAATGGAGGGGCAGGTGCTGATACCATGACCGGCGGACCGGGCAATGACATGTATGTCGTCGCGAACATCGGTGATGTCGTGATCGAGCTGGCCAACGAAGGCATTGATCTGGTGCAGAGCGCCATCACCTATACGCTCGGTGCCGACGTTGAGCACCTCACCTTGACCGGCTCAATCGCCATCGACGGAACCGGGAACATCCTAGACAACATCATCAAGGGGAACAGTGCAGCCAACATCCTCAGTGGTAGTGCGGGAAACGACACCTATGTGGTGGCCACTGGTGATACGGTGGTCGAGCTGGCGAATGAGGGGATCGACACGGTGCAAACGGCCGTGACTTGGACTCTGGGTGCCGATGTGGAGAACCTCACGCTGACCGGCACTGGAGCGATCAGTGGGGGCGGGAATTCTCTAGACAACATTCTGACAGGGAACCGCGGCGCCAACACATTGGATGGTGGAGGAGGAGCTGACAGCTTGATCGGCGGTCTCGGCAACGACACGTACGTCGTGGACAATGCGGGTGATGTGGTCATAGAGAACGTCAACGAGGGTGTGGACACGGTGCGGAGCGCAATGACGTACGTTCTCGGGACGGATGTAGAAAACCTTATGCTGATAGGTTCCACCGCCGTCAATGGGACCGGCAATAGTCTCAATAACATGCTCACGGGCAACGGCGTCGCGAACACCCTGACGGGGTTGGACGGAAACGATACGCTCGACGGCGGGGGCGGCACCGATATCCTAACGGGTGGCCTCGGTCACGACACCTATGTGGTTGATGATGCCGGCGATATCGTGACGGAGAACCTCAATGAGGGGACTGATCTGGTGCGGAGCGGGGTGAGCTATGCCCTCGCGGCCAATGTGGAACACCTCACGTTGACTGGCATCAGCGCTATCGACGGCATCGGCAATACTCTCAACAACAAGCTCACAGGCAACAGTGCGGCGAATCAACTGGCAGGTGGGGCGGGCAATGATACCTATGTCGTGAGCACGGGAGATACCGTGATCGAATATGCGGGTGAAGGCATGGACACCGTGCGGAGTAATGTGAGCTGGATGTTGGATTCAAATCTCGAACATCTCACGCTCACGGGTACGGCAGCGATTAATGGAGAAGGCAACAGTTTAGCCAATACCTTGCGTAGCAATGATGCGGCAAACGTGCTCATTGGAAGGGCGGGCAACGATACCTATGTCGTGAGTACAGGGGATACCGTGATCGAATATGCGGGTGAAGGCATGGACACCGTGCGGAGTAATGTGAGCTGGATGTTGGATTCAAATCTCGAACATCTCACGCTCACGGGTACGGCAGCGATTAATGGAGAAGGCAACAGTTTAGCCAATACCTTGCGTAGCAATGATGCGGCAAACGTGCTCATTGGAAGGGCGGGCAACGATACCTATGTCGTGAGTACAGGGGATACCGTGATCGAATATGCGGGTGAAGGCATGGACACCGTGCGGAGTAATGTGAGCTGGATGTTGGATTCAAATCTCGAACATCTCACGCTCACGGGTACGGCAGCGATTAATGGAGAAGGCAACAGTTTAGCCAATACCTTGCGTGGCAATGATGCGGCAAACGTGCTCATTGGAGGGGCGGGCAACGATACCTATGTCGTGAGTACAGGAGATACCGTGATCGAATATGCGGGTGAAGGCACGGATACCGTGCGGAGTAATGTGAGCTGGATGTTGGATTCAAATCTCGAACATCTCACGCTCACAGGCACGGCGGCGATCGATGCGACAGGGAATATGCTGAACAACAGACTGACGGGCAACAATGCGGAAAATCAACTCGTCGGTGGGGTGGGCAACGACACGTTGCGCGGTGGGTTGGGCAACGATACCTATCTCATCACTCGTGGTGAGGGCCTGGATGTCATCGTCGAGAATGACAGCACGGCCGGCAACAGTGATCGACTTCAGTACGGGGCGGCGATCAATCCGCTCGATCTGGTCATCAGTCGTCAGGTCGACGATCTGCGGCTGGCGGTGCATGGTACCGCCGATCAGGTTACCATTAAGGACTGGTATGTCGGCACCGATCATCAGGTCGAGACGATGCAGGCCGGGAATGGCTCGCTGTTGCTCAGTACGCAAGTGGATCAACTGATTCACGCCATGGCTGCGTTCAATCAGCAGACTGGTCTGACCTGGGACCAAGCGATTGATCAGCGTCCCCAGGATGTGCACGCTATCCTTGCCGCAAACTGGCAGTAGCGGATAGAGGGGAGTGAACGGTAAACAGTAAGAAGCACGTCGCGAGGGGGGGGGCTGTTAGGTGCAGGGTCCCCCTGTCTATTTTGTGATCATGCTTGTGTGTTTCAGGTAGAAAGGCCCTTGCAGAAAAGATCAACCGTTTTCTGAAAGCGAAGGAGGGCGATGTCTTACGGTGACGCGGCAAGGGCTTCGCGAGCGCTGGTCTGAATGGTTTCAGTTGAGAGGCGGTGATGGCGAGCCACGAGGAATGCATCGTCGAGATCGATCTCTGTTCCTCGACGAAGCTTGGTAATCACGAAATCGATAGGAGACAAGACACGAATACGAAGGCGAGGTTCGTGAATGACATCGATGGCACGATCCCTATATCCCGGTGGCATGGCGACCACCGACCAACCGGAGAAATTTTGGGTCAGATCAGCGGGGATCTTTCGGGCTGTCAGGTAATCCCTCAGCGGCATGAGAGGGCTTTGTAGCTCGGCGTCGACATCGAGCGTCACCCGATTGGACACGCCGTAGGCGTGGAGGGCCAACCCGCCGACGAGGAGTAGGTCGACCGGGGTATTAGTGTCGGCGACGTACTGAGTGAGAAGTTTAACGAGATACTCAGCGGTGAGCGTAGGCAAAGTAGACCGCCTCGGCGAATGTTCGATACTCGCGGAAGTCAATCGGACCGGGGTCGATCGGAAGAGGGGCACGGTCGAAGAGATAACTGAGCAGGCGACGGTAGTGCGTATACCATCGGCAGGCTGTTCTGTGCGCGTCTTGTACCACCGGATCGGATTGCCAGGGGATCAGATCCAATTGGTCGTTCAATAAGATTTCAAGCCAGAGCACCCGCCGTCCTCTGGCGGTTTGAGTGGCTTCCTGAATCGACGTTGTGCCAAGGTAGGCCGGGAGCAGTTTGAGCGTCGGTGTGGGCGGTTGTGTAGGCCTGTCTGACATGGTGTTAGTGTAACATAGCCGTAAGCAGATCTATATCGGAACCGTCCGAATGCTTCCAGATTGACCGTGGAGGGTTCATTGCCCGGTCGATGGGCAGCTTCCATAAACACTGGCGTGTGCAGCCACACCGCTGGACGATGCGTATGGAAGGCCATCAAGCTGTCACGATTCCCCAACTATATAGGAGTGTCGCCATATAAAAGAAGCCGGGAGCCTATGTCGAATATTGGCGCACCCGGCCTTTGCCTGTCCCAGCGGAGGGCAAATCCATCGCCTATGTAGGCCTGTGGCCCAGTCTGAAAGTACAAGTGGGTGGCTCTTCCGTTGTGGCTGCGCCTGAGTGCTGATGAGATTACCGAAAAGCAAGGCTCAGATAAATCACCTACTGTGCATCTGTCCCAATCCTCGAAAAGGTTTGGCCATCAGGCAGCCCTATCCTAAGATGGCTGGATGTCAGCCAATGCCGCGCGGGTTCCCTCGCATCCACCGGAGTGCGAACGTTCTGACACCTCTTCAGTTGAGACAGATACCGGACTGATCTGCCTCCTCATTCTTGCGCGTTTTCATGATCTGCCTGCCGATGGTTCTCAGCTGCGGCATCAGTTTGCCCAGTCTGGACAGACCCTATCCGATACCGATCTCCTCCGTGCCGCCAAACATCTGGGTATGAAAGCCGGGCTGGTGAAGATCTCATGGAGCAAACTGTCCGGAACCCCGTTGCCGGCGATAGCCAAGCGAACGGACGGGCGATATCTTGTCTTGGCCAAAATCGAAGGAGACAAGGTGCTGGTCCAAGATCCCGTTGAAGGACGCCCCCTTGTGTTTGGTCGCCAAGACTTCGAGGGGATGTGGGCCGGTGAATTGTTGCTCTTTACGAAGCGGGCTCATGTCCGCCTCCAAGACCTGAAGTTTGACTTCACCTGGTTCATCCCAGAAATCGTCAAGTACCGCAAGTTTTTTGGAGAGGTCTTGGTTGCCTCGTTCTTTCTGCAGCTCTTTGCCCTGCTGACACCGCTCTTTACACAGGTGGTCATCGATAAGGTGCTTGTGCATAAGGGATTTACCACGCTCCATGTGCTGGCCATCGGGATGGTCACGCTGGCGGTCTTTGAGGCGCTCCTGGGAGGGCTTCGGACCTATCTGTTTGCCCATACCACGAATCGGATTGATGTCAGCCTCGGGGCTCAGCTTTTCCGCCATGTCCTGGCGCTGCCTCTTTCCTATTTTGAAGCAAGGCGCATCGGCGATACGGTGGCACGGGTCAGGGAGTTGGAGCAGATCCGCCAGTTCTTGACCAGCCATTCCGTCACCGTGGTGCTCGATGTGCTCTTTACTGTCGTGTTTCTGACCGTGATGTGGTTCTACAGTTCGACCCTCACGCTCGTGGTCATGGCGTCGTTGCCGATCTATGCATTGTTGTCCGTGGCGATTACGCCGGCGATCAGGGCTCGACTACATGAGAAGTTCAACCGAGGCGCCGAGAATCAAGCGTTCTTGGTGGAAGCCGTCAGCGGGATTCAAACCGTGAAGGCTCTGGCGGTGGAGCCGCCCCTGTTGCGGAAATGGGAGGAACAACTGGCCGGCTATGTGCAGGCGAGCTTTCGTGCTACGAGCATGATGACGATTGCTGGTCAGTCCGCAACCGCCGTGCAGAAGGTCACCACGGTAGCTGTGCTGTGGCTTGGAGCCTATCGTGTGATCGGCGGCGATCTCAGTATCGGTCAATTGATTGCCTTCAACATGCTGTCAGCCCAGGTCACCGGGCCAATTTTGCGGCTGGTGAATCTCTGGCAAGAGTTGCAGCAGGTCGGTATTTCGGTCGAGCGTTTAGGAGATGTGCTCAATACGTCGCCGGAGCCGTCCTACAATCCGAACCGGACGACCTTGCTCCATGTCGTCGGTCGCGTGCAATTCGACGACGTGACGTTTCGGTATCGACCTGATGGTCCAGAGGTCGTCCGCAAACTCTCTTGTCGTATTGAGCCAGGCCAGATGATCGGAATTGTCGGTCGATCGGGCTCGGGGAAAAGCACGATCGCGAAATTACTGCAGCGGCTCTATGTGCCGGAGCGAGGACGGATCCTAGTCGACGGCGTCGATCTGGCCCAGGTCGATCCGGCTTGGCTGCGACGACAGGTGGGTGTCGTGCTCCAAGAGAACTTCCTCTTCAACGGGTCAGTGCGGAGCAATATCGCGTTGACCGATCCCGGTTTGTCGATGGAGCAGGTGATTCAGGCGGCGAAGTTGGCCGGCGCCCATGAATTTATCCTAGAGCTATCGGACGGCTATGACACGGTAATCGGTGAGCATGGGTGTACCTTGTCCGGTGGCCAGCGGCAACGGGTCGCCATCGCTCGGGCCTTGGTTGCGAACCCTCGGATTCTGATATTTGACGAAGCCACTAGCGCACTGGACTCTGAATCTGAGGCGGTGATCCAGCGGAATATGGCAGAGATTGCCAAGGGGCGGACGGTCCTGGTGATCGCCCATCGGCTGAGCACGGTGCGGCCAGCTCATTGCATCTATGTCGTCGAACGGGGAGAAATTGTCGAGCAGGGGTCGCATGATGACCTACTCAGCATTGGCGGAGCGTATGCGCGGTTGCATGCTCACCAGCTCGGCAAGGGATAATCGACAAAGACCGTCCGCAGCGTTCTCACGTCGCTCGAGGCTCAACATACGGGACAGAGTACGATTCGCCTCTTCGCTCGCTGCGGCCCTGCTGGACGGTCTTTTGAACAGTCCGGGAGGCATTCCGATATCGTCGGCCACCAGACGTGTCCCGATTCATTGCTCAGGTGACCAGGGTTCGTCCACACACTGATCGTCAACGGAAACCGAGAGAGACTATGGCATTTGGCGGGCTGTCACGACATTGGACGGTCTGGAAGGCGGCTTGGCAGGCTGAATCACGTCAACCGTCCGGCACGGTTGCTCCTCGCGGGCGTGCCTCAGAATTTCTGCCGGCGTTGTTGGAAATCCAGCAGGCTCCTCCCTCGCCGATCGGTCGTGCGCTTATCTGGACGATTGTCGCAGCGTTCACTGCGTCCTTGCTGTGGGCCTCCTTCGGCTGGATCGACATTGTTGCGACTGCGCAGGGCAAGATCATTCCCAGCGGCTACTCGAAGGTCATCCAACCCTATGAAACCGGCGTGATTGCCGCCATTCATGTGCAGGATGGACAAGCGGTGCAGCAGGGGGATGTGCTGATCGAGCTCGATGCGACGCTCAATCGAGCCGATCGGGATCGAGTCGCGAACGAGCAGCGAAAGTTGATGCGGCTCGGTTACGGGCCCTCATCAAGGGCGAGGCTGCCTTTGATGCTCCCGCCGATGCCGATCAGGCATACGTCGGGCTACAACAACAGTTGTTGCGTGATCAACTCGCTGAGTATCAGGCCAAGGTGGCCGCGACGCAGCATCTTGTGGATCAACGCCAAGCGGCGCTCGAACAAACCAACGAGAACATTCTCCGTTTAGAAGCGACGGTGCCGATGGAGGTTGAGCGAGCGGACGCCTACAAGAAATTGCTGGAACATGAAGCCGTGACCAAGATGGACTTTCTCCAGGCAGAAGGTCAGCGGATCGACAAGGCACAGGAACTAGCCGGACAAAAGAAAAAGCTACAGCAAGATCGTGCGGCGCTGGCGGAGGCTGAGAAGCATTATCGAGCCACGGTGTCGGAATTCCAACAGAACAAGCAGGCCGAGTTGTCGGTGCTGGAAACCAAGGTGGCCTCGCTCGCACAGGAGGTGACGAAGGCCGGCCAAAAGGCGGGTCTGCAGCGGCTGATGTCCCCTATTGCCGGTGTGGTGCAGCAGCTTGCGGTCCATACCGTCGGTGGTGTCGTGACGCCGGCTCAACAGTTGCTTATCGTCGTGCCACGTGACCATCCGCTGGAAGTCGAAGCGCAGGTAGAAAATAAGGACGTCGGGTTTGTGAAGGAAGGGCAACCGGTCGAGATCAAGGTCGAAACGTTTCAGTTTACCTTATACGGGACGATTCCAGGCCATGTCTTGACGGTTTCCAACGATGCGGCTCCGATTGAAAAGGTTGGGCTTGTCTACCCCACCAGGGTCAGCATGGATCGGTCGGTGATCCACGTCGAAGGCAAGCAGGTGAACCTTTCTCCGGGTATGGCGGTTACGGTTGAGATGAAGACCGGTCAGCGACGGATCATCGAGTATCTGCTGAGCCCCTTGCTCAGGTCGGCACAAGAGAGTCTGAGAGAGCGGTAACAGGAGGCACAACCCGTGAGGTGTCGGAGGTAAAGAAGAAGTGAAACGTGAGAGGTCAAAGGTGAAGAGTGAGAGAGGGGCAGAAGAGAAACTGTGCCTCCGTGATCGATGTAGAGTGCTCGGTGTTGCCATCGTTGCTGTTGTAGCCACGACGAGTGCGGTTTGGGCGGGGGAGGCGGGGAATTCCGATCGGTTGATCCCGTCGCCGATGCTCTCGTTGACGTTGCGCGAAGCCTTGTCGGCCGCTGCCGACAGCAATCCCGATGTGCTGCTGTACAAGGAACGGATTCAAGAAGCCAAAGGCCAGGTGCAGACACAGTTGGGAGCCATGTTACCCAATCTTTCCGCCGATGTTCGACAGAGCCGGCGGACACAATTTCTTGGGACTATCGGTCTCTCACCCGTGCGTACAGATCCCTTCAGTATTTTCGATGCCCGGATCAGTGCGACGCAAAATCTCTTCAGCCTCAGCTTGATTCAGCGGTGGCGGGCTTCGCGGCAGTCACTACAGATGACGGAACAGGAGGCGGAAGCCAAGAAGCTTGACACAATGGCCACTGTGGCATTGGCTTATATGGAAGGGCTGAAAGCGATGGCCCTGATCAAGGCGCATGAATTGAATCAGCAGATCATGGAGGAGTTACTTGGAACGATTCGACAGCGGCAGCGTGGGGGCCTGGCCACAGGGCTCGATATTGCACGACTGGAAGCCCAACTAGCGGCAGAGCGGCAGCAGAGTTCCTCGGCTGGGTATGAGCTCGACCATGCCAAATTCAGCCTGATCAATCTGCTCGCGTTACCGACGCACAGTGCCGTGGCGCTGACCGATCAGTGGCGCATGGACGTGCCGGAGATTCCACGGTCGCAGAAGGCTGTCGAGGATGCGCTCGGTCAACGCCCCGAGGTCCAAGCGCAGTCTACCCGCGTACGAGCGGCTGAATTGATGTATGCCTCCATGACGGGGGAACGGGTGCCGTCACTCGTGGCACAGGGTGACTATGGGCTGGTCGGCAATCGCTGGAGTAATACGCTTGATACTTACAGTATGGCGCTCATTCTTCAGATTCCCATCTTCGATGGCGCACAACGTGAAGGGCGCATTGTTCAAGCGCGAAGCCAGTGGCAACAAGAGGCTCTTCGGATGAGGTCTGTGCTCAACCAAGTCACCATGGAAGTTCAAGATGCCCTGGCATCACTGACTGCGGCGAAAGAACAGGTGGGGATCGCCCAGGCTGGTCTCCGGATGGCGACGAAGGAGCTTGATCTGGCCCGGGAACGCTATGCCGTCATCACTTCCGCCAGCCACTTTGAACTGACGAATGGACTCTCGGCTGTCGCCCGTGCGCGAGAAAACCTCGTCAACGCGCTCTTTCAGCTGAATGCCGCCCGCATCAATCTCGCCCGTTCGACCGGGAGTCTGGAGACACTGAACTAGTGGCATGCGGAAACAGTCCGTCGGCGATGCTTTCGTCTCTGTGCTCGCGACGGCCTTTCTGCTTTCGATAACGATCCTCTCGGCGTATAAGTCGCGCTGAGAGGGTGCAGCTGTGTCTTGATTGATTCACCTTCGAAGGTGGATAATTCCTGGGAGAGGGTTGGGTTATGCCTGCATCCCGAGTTCGAACCTGGGTTCTTGCAGCTGGTATTGCCGCACTGCTGCTCCATTTTCCTACAGAAGTGGCACAGTATCTCCTGGCCCTTGTTCCGTATCAGCGCTCGACGCCTTTCGAGCTGGAGACCCTCACAGAGGTCGCACATGAAAATATCACCACGTTCTCACCTCGAACGTCCGATGAGTCAGTGTGGAAGGCCGTCATCACCCGGGTGTTTGGCATGGCGTTGATCGGACTGCCGGTTTGGTATTTCCTGCAGCGTCGAGAGCGCGAAGAAGAG is a genomic window containing:
- a CDS encoding DUF6036 family nucleotidyltransferase — protein: MPTLTAEYLVKLLTQYVADTNTPVDLLLVGGLALHAYGVSNRVTLDVDAELQSPLMPLRDYLTARKIPADLTQNFSGWSVVAMPPGYRDRAIDVIHEPRLRIRVLSPIDFVITKLRRGTEIDLDDAFLVARHHRLSTETIQTSAREALAASP
- a CDS encoding type I secretion system permease/ATPase codes for the protein MSANAARVPSHPPECERSDTSSVETDTGLICLLILARFHDLPADGSQLRHQFAQSGQTLSDTDLLRAAKHLGMKAGLVKISWSKLSGTPLPAIAKRTDGRYLVLAKIEGDKVLVQDPVEGRPLVFGRQDFEGMWAGELLLFTKRAHVRLQDLKFDFTWFIPEIVKYRKFFGEVLVASFFLQLFALLTPLFTQVVIDKVLVHKGFTTLHVLAIGMVTLAVFEALLGGLRTYLFAHTTNRIDVSLGAQLFRHVLALPLSYFEARRIGDTVARVRELEQIRQFLTSHSVTVVLDVLFTVVFLTVMWFYSSTLTLVVMASLPIYALLSVAITPAIRARLHEKFNRGAENQAFLVEAVSGIQTVKALAVEPPLLRKWEEQLAGYVQASFRATSMMTIAGQSATAVQKVTTVAVLWLGAYRVIGGDLSIGQLIAFNMLSAQVTGPILRLVNLWQELQQVGISVERLGDVLNTSPEPSYNPNRTTLLHVVGRVQFDDVTFRYRPDGPEVVRKLSCRIEPGQMIGIVGRSGSGKSTIAKLLQRLYVPERGRILVDGVDLAQVDPAWLRRQVGVVLQENFLFNGSVRSNIALTDPGLSMEQVIQAAKLAGAHEFILELSDGYDTVIGEHGCTLSGGQRQRVAIARALVANPRILIFDEATSALDSESEAVIQRNMAEIAKGRTVLVIAHRLSTVRPAHCIYVVERGEIVEQGSHDDLLSIGGAYARLHAHQLGKG
- a CDS encoding HlyD family type I secretion periplasmic adaptor subunit, which gives rise to MKGEAAFDAPADADQAYVGLQQQLLRDQLAEYQAKVAATQHLVDQRQAALEQTNENILRLEATVPMEVERADAYKKLLEHEAVTKMDFLQAEGQRIDKAQELAGQKKKLQQDRAALAEAEKHYRATVSEFQQNKQAELSVLETKVASLAQEVTKAGQKAGLQRLMSPIAGVVQQLAVHTVGGVVTPAQQLLIVVPRDHPLEVEAQVENKDVGFVKEGQPVEIKVETFQFTLYGTIPGHVLTVSNDAAPIEKVGLVYPTRVSMDRSVIHVEGKQVNLSPGMAVTVEMKTGQRRIIEYLLSPLLRSAQESLRER
- a CDS encoding TolC family protein; its protein translation is MKSERGAEEKLCLRDRCRVLGVAIVAVVATTSAVWAGEAGNSDRLIPSPMLSLTLREALSAAADSNPDVLLYKERIQEAKGQVQTQLGAMLPNLSADVRQSRRTQFLGTIGLSPVRTDPFSIFDARISATQNLFSLSLIQRWRASRQSLQMTEQEAEAKKLDTMATVALAYMEGLKAMALIKAHELNQQIMEELLGTIRQRQRGGLATGLDIARLEAQLAAERQQSSSAGYELDHAKFSLINLLALPTHSAVALTDQWRMDVPEIPRSQKAVEDALGQRPEVQAQSTRVRAAELMYASMTGERVPSLVAQGDYGLVGNRWSNTLDTYSMALILQIPIFDGAQREGRIVQARSQWQQEALRMRSVLNQVTMEVQDALASLTAAKEQVGIAQAGLRMATKELDLARERYAVITSASHFELTNGLSAVARARENLVNALFQLNAARINLARSTGSLETLN